From uncultured Desulfobacter sp.:
TCACCAAAATGGGAATTCAAGCGGTACAGGGACCGGATTTTATGGAAATTACCGGCGGCACACCCCATGGCGCAGTCATAGAAACCTTTAACGACCATCGAATTGCTATGGCCTTTGCCGTTGCAGGCCTAAGGGTAGAGGGCATTCAAGTTGAAAATCCCGTGTGCGTGGAAAAATCATTCCCCACATTCTGGCAGCTTTTTGACGCCCTGTAAAAAGGAGAGACCATGGGTCCCATTTTTCTTATCGGATACCGGTGTACCGGCAAAACCAGTACCGGAAAGTATCTTGCTGATCTTTTAAACAAAAGGTTTCTGGATACGGATCTGGTCTTGGAATCAACTTACGACACCACCATTGCACAGATGGTGGTCCGGCACGGCTGGTCCTATTTCAGGGCAAAAGAAACAGAAACGCTTATGAATCTGGATTTAAAAAACGCGCCTGTTATAGCCACGGGTGGGGGGATCATCCTTGCAGAAGAAAACAGACAGTTTTTAAAAGAGAAGGGGGTTGTTGTATATCTTTATGCAACGGCATCTGTTTTAATAGACAGAATTCGCAAAGATGAAAATAATACCGAGCGAAGACCGGACCTTACCCGTGACAGCCTTGCCCTTGAAACAAAAAAAATGCTTGAGATTAGAAATCCATTGTACCAGGCACTTGCCGCTATATCCATTAACACAGAAGAATACAACCCAAAAGCGGCGGCGCTACAAATCAAGGCTGAACTTGACCCTAATTTTTAAACTGGCTCTAAAGAAACCAATACAATTGTTGTTTTGAATAGAAACCTGTGTTTGGACGAAAAGTTGCCCAGATACAAGGCGCAGGAAAAATGGCAACCGGAGCATACTAATGTATGTGAGGATTGCAAATTTTTCTGCAACGCCGCAGGTGGGTGACTTTTCGTTCAAAAACTATTTAAAAAAGGAGAATTTTTAATGGATATCATAACACATCAATTAATAGACAATGAACTGTGCGGAAAACCGGTCATGGTGGAAAACGGCAAAAGTCGTGTGGAATATACGACCACGCCCAGGATGTCGGCAGATGATTCGGGACTTGTGCATGGCGGATTTATTTTCGGGCTTGCCGACTATGCGGCCATGCTTGCGGTAAATCATCCCAATGTCGTGCTCGGCGGGGCAGATGTTAAATTCCTGAAACCTGTCAAAGCAGGAGAATCCGTCTATGCCCAAGCCGCCGTAACATCAGTCTCAGGTAAAAAGCAGATGGTCAGCGTTGTGGTTAAACGTGAAGATGAGGAAGTTTTCAAAGGGGATTTTTCCTGTTTTGTCCTGAAAAAACATGTTCTTGAATAAAATGGTTTAAAAAATCCCAAGCGCAATCTGTTTATTAAAACATGCGCCTGGGGTTTTATAAATTTAGCTTCTTTTTCACTCTTCGTTTAAAAAATAACCCAGAATATCCCCCTGGGTGTATATAATTTTCAATATGGACAGATAAAATGAAGACCGGGCATTGGACATTCGCCGCTGGGCGTCTACAAGCAACGTATTGGCATCCATGATATCAATACTGTCAGCCATGCCGTATTTAAACTGCATCTGAACGGCATTATAATTTTCTTCTGCGGATTTCACTTCGTCAGCAAGATTGATCAGGGTGGATTTTGAGGTATTAAATTCCAGAAAAGACTGCTTTGATTCAAGGATTACCGCCTTTTGTTCATCGGCCAGGGCCTGCTTTGCCTGGCGCTGCCTTGCCTGGGCCTGTCGTACCTGAGCCCTTCGTAACCCGCCGTCATACAGGGTAAACACGATTTGGGCCTGGATATATGCCTCTTCGGTATCATATTCGCCTTGGATGCCAGTTCCAGCATCATAGGAGATGTCTTTTTCACGGTAGCCGCCTTCAAGCTCAATACGGGGCCAGTATTCACCCTTTTCATAGGCAATGGTCCGTTGGGCAATCTCAACATCCTTTGTGGCTTCCTTGATTTCATAACGGTTTTCAAGTGCACGGGATTTTATTTCTTTAAGTGTGATTGAAAAATTTTCAACATTTTTGATATCCCCAGGTGCAATGGAAAATTGGTCTTCAATGCCGGTGAGCCTGACAATACCGGCTTTGGCTGTCTGAACATTATTGATTGCCACAATCTTATTGGTTTTAGCCTTTGACAATTCCGCCTGGGCCCTGTACATGGCCGGTTTTGTCACACTACCCACAGTAAGTTTTTGATTCACCGAATCCCTGTATGTGTTCAAACGCTCAACTTCGGCATCGGCCACCTCCACCAGGCGTTTCAAATTCAACGTCTGGATAAAGGCCTGGGCTACCTGGAAAATATAATTGCTTCTAATGGTCTGTTCTGAAAATTTTGCCTTTTCAATGTTTTTTTTACTGACATCATAGGCGATTAGTTCCTTGCCGTTCAGGGTAAATGACTGGGTGAGTTTGCCGCCTAAGGTATTTACATCCGGTGTGTAGTCATCGTCGTTTTTATAGTTCAGGTAACTGCCGTATAGTGTTGCTGCAGGAATAAGCACGGACTGGGCCCGCTTTTTATCCTGTTCTACAATATATGTCTGTTCCCTGGCAATATGGATGGTTTCTGCATTTTCATTGGCAATTCGGCATAATTGTTTCAGGGTGTATGACGGTTCGCAGATGCCTTGTGCTGAAAATCCGAAAATCAGTAAAAATAACACCTGAACACAGACATAAATCTTGTTCATCTCGGCAAAATTTACGGTTTTCGGTCGGGCGCTATTTAGGAATTTCAATGTTCCAAATATCCCGGGCATACTCCCTGACAGCTCTGTCGCTTGAGAATTTCCCCATATTTGCCGTATTTAAAATGGAACATCTGGTCCATTGCTCCTGATCCTGATACAGGACACTGACCTTTTCCTGGGCCTGGATGAAAGCGCGGAAATCAGCAAGAACAAAATATTTATCTCCAAGGGCCATCAGAGAATCCCAGATGGGTAGGAAAAGATTGGGCTTTCCCGGAATAAAATGATTAATCCTGATCATGTCCAGTGTGGTTCTCAGTTCTTCATCGCTGTTGTAATAATGCCAGGGATCGTATCCTTGGACTCTCTTTTTTTCCACCTCTTTAGCGGTCAGGCCGAAAATAAAAATATTGTCTTCCCCCACCTCTTCCATCATTTCGATATTGGCCCCGTCAAGGGTGCCGATGGTAAGCGCTCCGTTTAAGGCAAATTTCATATTTCCGGTACCTGACGCTTCAAGTCCTGCCGTTGAAATCTGCTCGGACAGATCTGTTGCAGGGATGATCTTTTCCGCCTGGGAAACACAATAGTTCGGCAAAAAAATAACCTCAAGCTTATGGTTCACGTCCGCATCATTATTCACAAGGTCTGCAACGGAATTAATCAGCTTGATGATCAGTTTTGCCTGGACATAGGAAGGTGCCGCCTTACCGCCAAAAATAACCGTCCTCGGCACTATCTCTTTGGCCGGATTTTTTTTAATCCGGTTATACAGGGTGATGACATGAAAAATATTTAAAAGCTGGCGTTTGTATTCGTGAATCCGCTTTACATGAACATCAAACAGCGTATCAGGGTTTACGTCCGTGTTAACTTTCCGCTTGATATATTTTACCAAACGCGCTTTGTTCCCCAATTTCACCTGCCGCCATTTTTCACGAAATTCAGGGCTGTCTGCATGGGGAATAAGTTTTTTGAGTTGGTCAAGATCGGTAATCCAGTCTGGCCCAATGGTGTCGGTGATAAGGGATGATAAAGCCGGATTTGCCTGGAGTACCCACCGTCGAGGTGTCACTCCGTTGGTGACATTGATAATTTTCCCGGGAAAAATAATGTCAAAATCTTTAAATAATTTCTCTTTGATAATTCTGGAATGAAGGGCGGCCACACCGTTGACCGTGTGGCTTCCCACAATGGCCAGATGGGACATGCGCACCCTTTGTTCCGGGCCATCTTCAATAATGGAGACCCGGCGTAATAACTCGGGTTTGTCTGGATACTGTTTTTCCACCATGCTTAAAAACCGTCTGTTTATTTCGTAGATGATCTCCATGTGACGGGGCAGCAACTTTGAAACAAGGCGGACCGGCCAGGCTTCCAGAGCTTCGGGTAGCACGGTATGGTTGGTGTAAGCAAATGTTTTTACTGAAATTTCCCAGGCAAGATTCCATTCAAGGTCTTCCTCATCCAGCAACAGACGCATGAGTTCGGGAATGGCAATGGCTGGATGGGTGTCATTGAGCTGGACAGCAACCCGCTCAGGCAGCAAATTAAAATCAGAGTTGTGCTTTTTAAATCTGCGCACAATGTCCTGGAAGGTGGCAGCCACAAAGAAATACTGCTGTTTGAGACGAAGTTCTTTACCCACATCTTTCTCGTCACTGGGATAGAGTACCTTGGAGATATTTTCCGTGAGCACCTTGCTTTCCATGGCACCAATATAGTCGCCCTGATTAAACTCCTTCAAAGAAAAATCCTGGCTGGACATGGCTGCCCACAGCCGCATGTTGTTCACATTCTGGGTACCGTACCCCGGGATAAGAATATCACAGGCCATAGCATTAATGTCCAACGTATCCACCCAACGGTAACAACGCTTGCCCGCACTGTTTTTATAGGGTTCGGACCTGCCGTAAAGTTGAACATTGTATAAAAATCCCCGGCGTTTGAATTCCCAAGGATTGCCCCAGCGCACCCAGTTATCGCATTGTTCAACCTGATACCCGTCGACAATGGTTTGATAAAATATGCCGTAATCATACATGATACCATAGCCATATCCCGGGATATTTAAAGAAGCCATGGAGTCCATGTAGCATGACGCAAGCCTACCCAATCCCCCGTTGCCAAGTCCTGCGTCCCACTCCTGCGCTTCAATGTCCTCCAGGGTAAAACCGGTTTCTTCCAGGGTTTTTTCGCACGCTTCGTTTAATTGCATATTGGTGACATAATTCATTAAAAATCGGCCGGGCAAAAACTCAAGGGAAAGATAATAGACCCGTTTCGCACTTCTGTCGTAGAAAGAGCGCTGGGAATTGAGCCACCTTGTAACCAACCGGTCACGGACACTGTAGGCTAGTCCCTTGTAATAGGTATCTTTTCTGGGGGGATAAAAATCGTTCCCCATGGTTGTCATGATGTGATGTTCAATATCTTCTTTAAGATCTGTGGCGGATTGGTCAATGTTTTCCGGAGCCTTGCCCGGATAACGTCTTTGGTTTTCCATGATACGCTTCCCCACTTATAATACGGTTTTCTCCCATCGGAAACAAAAGACTAATAAAATTTTGCCGTTGGCACGTCTTTTTATCGGGTATGACTTTATAAGAACCTGAACTGTCTTAGTCATTAACATAAATTCCAGATGGATATCAATGGATATTTAGCAATAGCAGTTCCGGGGGAGGGTCGCCTTATAAAAATTAATCTTCCTGGGTCTTTTGGCAGCCGCCGCTATTTTCGCCGCTTCCCGGATCCAGTCCTATGTGCTCACGTACGCTGCATATATCGTTGCCTTCCACCACCCAGGAACCATCCTGGGCCACTACCAGGGGCACAAAAAAGATGTCAGCCTTTTTGAGCAGATCAAAAGTGTTTTTTATACGTTGGTTCGCCTTTTCACAGCCTGTTGCTGCGTCACTTTTTTTCAGGGTTTTATATGCACCATAGCCTAAATGTTTGCAGATGACATGGGCCGTCATGGTTTTGCTTTTTTCTCCAAGAATCGGATATATGATTAATTTCAGGGTAAAGCCCGTTTCGGCAGCCACTTCTTCCAGGCCATCAAGAAGGGTCTTGCAGTGACTGCAGGCCGGGTCTGAAATAACATAGAGAAACTTATCAGACGACCCGCCCGGCGCAAAGCTCAAAGAAACCAGATCCGCCAGGTTTGCGGCATGGGTTTTAAAAAAAGCTTTACGCATCTCAACAGCCTTCACCTCTTTTTCCTTGGCTTTTTTTCGTTCAGCATCAGCAAGGTCAGACAGACTGGACATAGTTATCCGGGTGATGGATACACCGTTTTTATACATCTGACCGGCCACGATGAAATCCTTGCCCGCGTAGACCGGCGCAAGACTGCCTTCAATCGAGAGTACGGCTTCACAAAGATCGCCGTGTTCTTTTTTAAATACCAGTTTTGCATCTTTGGGCACAGGTACCTGGGTTTGTAACCACGATAGGGTAACATGGTCGCATACCGATTCTGCACGACCCGAAGAAACACTGCCTGAAAAGAAAAAAAGTCCCAGCGTGAAAGCAGCAAGGTACCTGAAAAGCGTTTTGGATGTCATAATTTTATTCATACTCCTTTTTTTTTAATGACCCGATACCGATGAGAGACGCGGAGTGGGG
This genomic window contains:
- a CDS encoding TolC family protein, with protein sequence MKFLNSARPKTVNFAEMNKIYVCVQVLFLLIFGFSAQGICEPSYTLKQLCRIANENAETIHIAREQTYIVEQDKKRAQSVLIPAATLYGSYLNYKNDDDYTPDVNTLGGKLTQSFTLNGKELIAYDVSKKNIEKAKFSEQTIRSNYIFQVAQAFIQTLNLKRLVEVADAEVERLNTYRDSVNQKLTVGSVTKPAMYRAQAELSKAKTNKIVAINNVQTAKAGIVRLTGIEDQFSIAPGDIKNVENFSITLKEIKSRALENRYEIKEATKDVEIAQRTIAYEKGEYWPRIELEGGYREKDISYDAGTGIQGEYDTEEAYIQAQIVFTLYDGGLRRAQVRQAQARQRQAKQALADEQKAVILESKQSFLEFNTSKSTLINLADEVKSAEENYNAVQMQFKYGMADSIDIMDANTLLVDAQRRMSNARSSFYLSILKIIYTQGDILGYFLNEE
- the aroL gene encoding shikimate kinase AroL, translating into MGPIFLIGYRCTGKTSTGKYLADLLNKRFLDTDLVLESTYDTTIAQMVVRHGWSYFRAKETETLMNLDLKNAPVIATGGGIILAEENRQFLKEKGVVVYLYATASVLIDRIRKDENNTERRPDLTRDSLALETKKMLEIRNPLYQALAAISINTEEYNPKAAALQIKAELDPNF
- a CDS encoding thioredoxin fold domain-containing protein translates to MTSKTLFRYLAAFTLGLFFFSGSVSSGRAESVCDHVTLSWLQTQVPVPKDAKLVFKKEHGDLCEAVLSIEGSLAPVYAGKDFIVAGQMYKNGVSITRITMSSLSDLADAERKKAKEKEVKAVEMRKAFFKTHAANLADLVSLSFAPGGSSDKFLYVISDPACSHCKTLLDGLEEVAAETGFTLKLIIYPILGEKSKTMTAHVICKHLGYGAYKTLKKSDAATGCEKANQRIKNTFDLLKKADIFFVPLVVAQDGSWVVEGNDICSVREHIGLDPGSGENSGGCQKTQED
- a CDS encoding glycogen/starch/alpha-glucan phosphorylase, whose protein sequence is MENQRRYPGKAPENIDQSATDLKEDIEHHIMTTMGNDFYPPRKDTYYKGLAYSVRDRLVTRWLNSQRSFYDRSAKRVYYLSLEFLPGRFLMNYVTNMQLNEACEKTLEETGFTLEDIEAQEWDAGLGNGGLGRLASCYMDSMASLNIPGYGYGIMYDYGIFYQTIVDGYQVEQCDNWVRWGNPWEFKRRGFLYNVQLYGRSEPYKNSAGKRCYRWVDTLDINAMACDILIPGYGTQNVNNMRLWAAMSSQDFSLKEFNQGDYIGAMESKVLTENISKVLYPSDEKDVGKELRLKQQYFFVAATFQDIVRRFKKHNSDFNLLPERVAVQLNDTHPAIAIPELMRLLLDEEDLEWNLAWEISVKTFAYTNHTVLPEALEAWPVRLVSKLLPRHMEIIYEINRRFLSMVEKQYPDKPELLRRVSIIEDGPEQRVRMSHLAIVGSHTVNGVAALHSRIIKEKLFKDFDIIFPGKIINVTNGVTPRRWVLQANPALSSLITDTIGPDWITDLDQLKKLIPHADSPEFREKWRQVKLGNKARLVKYIKRKVNTDVNPDTLFDVHVKRIHEYKRQLLNIFHVITLYNRIKKNPAKEIVPRTVIFGGKAAPSYVQAKLIIKLINSVADLVNNDADVNHKLEVIFLPNYCVSQAEKIIPATDLSEQISTAGLEASGTGNMKFALNGALTIGTLDGANIEMMEEVGEDNIFIFGLTAKEVEKKRVQGYDPWHYYNSDEELRTTLDMIRINHFIPGKPNLFLPIWDSLMALGDKYFVLADFRAFIQAQEKVSVLYQDQEQWTRCSILNTANMGKFSSDRAVREYARDIWNIEIPK
- a CDS encoding hotdog domain-containing protein; translation: MDIITHQLIDNELCGKPVMVENGKSRVEYTTTPRMSADDSGLVHGGFIFGLADYAAMLAVNHPNVVLGGADVKFLKPVKAGESVYAQAAVTSVSGKKQMVSVVVKREDEEVFKGDFSCFVLKKHVLE